In Apium graveolens cultivar Ventura chromosome 10, ASM990537v1, whole genome shotgun sequence, the following are encoded in one genomic region:
- the LOC141689975 gene encoding uncharacterized protein LOC141689975, with product MAESTAGENPQKNVTEEVSRISELAKELQESSASLISRSSSEEASLRQRALTLDSNIKNLRVSISSSVKRGNLVPKDAEKLEEELRRARYVLSEGDAASFLPSKSQGSFLRMFIGPINVRATRKDVQLKVKEEYNSFRDRTALLFLVFPTLLLCLRSWIWGGCLPALPVQLYQSWLLYLYTGLALRENILRLNGSDIRPWWIYHHYFAIVMALISLTWEIGRQPDCEQKQKGVQLFLKWAIMQGIAMLLQNRYQRQRLYTRIALGKAKRMDVVWGETAGVDGQLWLLCPILFTLQGFEAYVGVLLLKTAVVGVVSEWQVVTCGILLIVMAAGNFVNTVQTLLVKSRFKAKMKKGKSK from the exons ATGGCCGAGTCCACCGCCGGCGAGAATCCACAAAAAAACGTTACAGAAGAAGTTTCTAGAATCTCCGAGCTCGCTAAAGAGTTACAGGAATCGTCGGCGTCGTTAATCTCCCGTTCGTCATCGGAAGAAGCTTCGCTCCGGCAACGAGCCTTAACGCTCGATTCTAATATCAAAAATCTCCGTGTTTCTATCTCTTCTTCTGTTAAACGCGGCAATTTAGTTCCTAAAGATGCCGAAAAA TTGGAAGAGGAGTTGCGGAGAGCTAGGTATGTGCTGAGTGAAGGCGATGCGGCGTCGTTTCTACCGAGTAAATCGCAAG GAAGCTTTTTGAGGATGTTTATTGGTCCGATTAATGTTCGTGCTACTCGGAAAGATGTTCAACTCAAAGTGAAGGAGGAGTACAATAGCTTTAGA GATAGAACTGCATTGTTATTTCTTGTTTTCCCAACATTACTACTTTGCTTAAGGTCATGGATTTGGGGTGGATGTTTACCTGCACTTCCAGTGCAACTTTACCAG TCCTGGTTACTATATCTATATACAGGTTTGGCCTTGCGGGAGAATATTTTGAGATTAAATGGAAGTGATATTCGTCCATG GTGGATATATCATCACTACTTTGCAATAGTTATGGCACTCATCAGTCTGACTTGGGAAATAGGACGACAGCCTGATTGTGAGCAGAAGCAG AAAGGTGTGCAACTGTTTTTGAAATGGGCAATAATGCAAGGAATTGCGATGCTTCTGCAAAATAGATATCAAAGACAGAGACTCTACACTCGTATTGCGCTTGGCAAG GCTAAAAGGATGGATGTTGTGTGGGGAGAAACTGCTGGAGTGGATGGCCAGTTATGGTTGCTGTGCCCTATACTCTTCACATTGCAG GGTTTTGAAGCATATGTTGGAGTATTGTTGCTTAAAACTGCAGTAGTTGGTGTTGTTTCGGAGTGGCAG GTGGTTACTTGCGGAATACTTCTTATAGTTATGGCCGCCGGAAATTTTGTTAACACAGTGCAGACTCTCTTGGTAAAATCTCGGTTCAAGGCAAAGATGAAGAAAGGTAAAAGCAAGTAA
- the LOC141691928 gene encoding uncharacterized protein LOC141691928, whose product MCETVLKEKSIFIRHWNALRFSPKYQAGLKKKNKPAKDKYVSSRSISSQNPNSLESDERMERPIGRKAAKKLKNAANEVMDEESLELLKTMQKDALVIASARSESVNISLQLQKEMMQLQKKELQLRLAKEERERLKEEHEREVYEASIMALDTSKMPLDQSKYYDALKARIMRNITLFLQKEVVWYWSHHHVKVLFDDPMEPIICEIEEAEEENEALQVRQSTKLPNNLNLNCAEDDDELQLHSDFNQEKVDINFVADDNLVSAPIEELNLNFNGEIDDLEAESKEQVDSNSSEKCVSYQNAKGTGSSNGLFSNGHSSIEHAAPEKINRDSEVDATRKSLNTRQCLSQESELEHEKQHGSLSGSSPLPSEISPEEDKTSLNSSGNKSIQSSDTNLLYASNHEASELDVEGVLRKQDTHDLYCPNCNSCITKRVIIRKRKRRLPNLGEEGKRNKLETVAGPCPISTSVPTPSNTSQDTVDTCVDGSGAPASNNIDQDQEPDVFRCLSCFSIFIPTGDGFKLFRMFGDRSDKDNLQDPPQPQVLKKSWFSTLFQSDTRVGASADAEIIGTEVFIPSNSTSQQNGSVSPIHESFSHTQTNLSQKPIKSNFKEVMEHGTNKSFPQKVSLAEPENLDNLRDQVSMNLNEENGESSENKTPSDAIYADGKSVQSEISGSKEGGINVPSPSYYEVLRGHESKHPGITLAGIPPTTSREAAEISTFKPQESGLKFFIPSAVSSNTVETSQTDQKINGTIPSINSDEKETAILLRTPLLLHEESPTISKVNITSSTPLQNEQKSSALLLSKFATQTGNEEVTTNDEADKVHSEGYQHNNIYKAEAYRDEPLKADQSTPIPVIQNTLLLKGRQIDLKNPLKDTDAPKSSVSDTIVIESSQTEEPDAQVQNLTNAAEIGNLQQLEARIQINEQRGISTEGIQGLDIIKSIVYGGLVESITSLGVVSSAAGSDSPTLNVLALGLGALIGGLIVIGHNIWELKYDKKTEASDQLDEEVDRYHEQLGHRRNFLLHAVVAIISFLVFGLVPPVTYGFSFRKSDDRNLKLVNVAAASLLSIIILASGKAYVKRPPRSYIKTVLYYVIMGLMVSGISYGVGNLINMFLENLHIFQSGSVVTLPENVLMKPAWASY is encoded by the exons ATGTGTGAGACAGTACTGAAAGAGAAATCTATTTTCATTCGCCACTGGAATGCGTTACGATTCTCACCAAAATATCAAGCGGGTTTGAAAAAGAAAAATAAGCCAGCCAAGGACAAATATGTATCTTCACGGTCCATTAGCAGTCAAAATCCTAATAGCCTAGAATCCGATGAAAGAATGGAACGACCTATTGGCAGAAAAGCTGCAAAAAAGTTAAAAAATGCTGCAAATGAAGTCATGGATGAGGAGAGCCTGGAACTTCTTAAAACAATGCAGAAAGATGCATTAGTCATTGCTTCTGCACGAAGTGAATCGGTTAATATCAGTTTGCAATTGCAAAAGGAAATGATGCAGTTACAGAAGAAGGAGTTACAACTTCGTTTAGCAAAGGAGGAACGAGAAAGACTGAAGGAGGAGCACGAAAGGGAGGTTTACGAAGCGTCTATCATGGCCTTGGATACTAGTAAAATGCCACTAGATCAATCAAAATACTATGATGCCCTCAAAGCAAGGATAATGAGAAACATAACATTATTTTT GCAAAAGGAGGTTGTTTGGTATTGGTCCCATCATCACGTGAAAGTGTTGTTCGATGATCCCATGGAGCCCATTATC TGTGAGATTGAAGAAGCAGAAGAAGAAAATGAAGCCTTGCAAGTAAGGCAGAGTACGAAATTACCTAATAACCTGAATTTAAATTGTGCTGAAGATGATGACGAGTTGCAATTGCATAGTGATTTTAACCAGGAAAAGGTGGATATTAATTTTGTAGCTGATGATAATTTGGTATCTGCACCAATTGAGGAGctcaatttaaattttaatggAGAAATTGATGACTTAGAAGCAGAATCAAAAGAACAAGTTGATTCAAATAGCTCAGAGAAATGTGTTTCTTATCAGAATGCTAAAG GTACGGGATCCAGTAACGGGTTATTTTCAAATGGGCATAGTAGCATTGAACATGCTGCTCCAGAGAAAATTAACAGGGACAGCGAAGTAGATGCGACAAGAAAGAGTTTGAATACTAGACAATGTTTGAGCCAGGAAAGTGAACTTGAACATGAAAAGCAACATGGCAGTTTGTCCGGTTCCAGTCCTTTGCCTTCTGAAATTTCTCCAGAAGAAGATAAAACAAGTTTAAATTCATCTGGCAATAAATCGATACAAAGTTCAGATACTAACCTACTATATGCGAGCAATCATGAAGCTTCTGAGTTGGATGTTGAGGGAGTTCTGAGGAAACAAGATACACATGATTTATATTGTCCCAACTGCAATTCTTGTATCACCAAGAGGGTGATCATCCGTAAAAGGAAACGCAGACTTCCAAATTTAGGCGAAGAAGGTAAACGTAACAAATTGGAGACCGTTGCTGGGCCTTGCCCAATATCTACATCTGTGCCAACACCCAGCAACACATCCCAAGATACAGTTGATACTTGCGTGGATGGTAGTGGAGCACCTGCATCTAATAATATTGATCAAGATCAAGAACCAGATGTATTCAGATGCTTATCTTGTTTTAGCATCTTCATTCCCACAG GTGATGGCTTTAAGTTGTTCCGAATGTTTGGAGATAGAAGCGACAAGGATAATTTGCAAGATCCTCCACAACCACAAGTTCTGAAGAAAAGCTGGTTTTCAACTCTTTTTCAGTCAGACACAA GAGTTGGTGCCAGTGCAGATGCAGAAATAATTGGCACTGAAGTGTTTATTCCTTCAAACTCGACAAGCCAACAAAATGGTAGTGTCTCACCAATACATGAATCTTTCTCTCATACTCAGACCAATTTAAGCCAAAAACCTATAAAGTCTAATTTCAAAGAAGTTATGGAGCATGGAACTAATAAATCATTTCCTCAAAAAGTTAGTCTGGCAGAACCTGAAAACTTAGATAATCTTAGGGATCAAGTTTCTATGAACTTGAATGAGGAGAATGGGGAATCCTCAGAAAACAAAACTCCCTCAGATGCAATTTATGCTGATGGAAAAAGTGTCCAGAGTGAAATCAGTGGATCTAAGGAAGGTGGCATTAATGTTCCGTCTCCTTCATACTATGAGGTGCTACGTGGTCATGAAAGCAAACATCCGGGAATAACTTTGGCCGGCATCCCACCAACTACTTCCAGAGAAGCTGCGGAAATTTCTACCTTTAAACCTCAAGAAAGTGGACTCAAGTTTTTTATTCCTTCAGCTGTCAGTTCTAATACTGTCGAGACTTCCCAAACAGACCAAAAGATCAATGGAACAATACCAAGTATAAATTCAG ATGAGAAGGAAACAGCTATTTTATTACGGACACCTCTATTACTCCATGAAGAGTCGCCTACCATCAGCAAAGTGAACATAACTTCAAGTACACCTCTTCAGAATGAGCAAAAAAGTAGTGCATTGCTTCTATCCAAATTTGCAACCCAAACCGGAAATGAAGAAGTCACAACAAATGATGAAG CTGACAAGGTTCATTCCGAAGGTTATCAACATAACAACATATACAAAGCAGAGGCATATAGAGATGAACCCCTGAAAGCTGATCAAAGTACCCCAATTCCAGTAATCCAGAACACTCTATTGCTCAAGGGAAGACAAATTGATCTCAAAAACCCTTTAAAGGATACAGATGCTCCAAAAAGTTCAG TCAGTGATACGATAGTAATTGAAAGCAGTCAAACTGAAGAGCCTGATGCGCAAGTTCAGAATTTAACTAATGCAGCAGAAATTGGAAATTTGCAACAACTAGAGGCTCGAATACAAATAAATGAACAAAGAGGCATATCTACAGAAGGAATTCAAGGACTGGATATAATTAAAAGCATTGTGTATGGAGGATTAGTAGAATCAATAACAAGCCTTGGCGTCGTGTCATCTGCGGCTGGCTCTGATTCTCCCACAT TGAATGTTCTGGCTCTGGGATTGGGTGCTCTTATTGGAGGACTAATTGTTATTGGTCACAAT ATTTGGGAACTGAAATATGATAAGAAGACTGAAGCATCTGATCAGTTAGATGAGGAAGTAGACCGTTACCATGAACAACTGGGCCACAGAAGGAATTTTCTGCTTCATGCAGTCGTTGCTATTATATCATTCCTTGTCTTTGGCTTAGTACCTCCTGTTACGTATGGCTTCTCTTTCCGGAAGAGTGACGACAGGAACCTCAAGCTGGTAAATGTTGCAGCAGCTTCGCTATTATCCATCATTATACTAGCCTCGGGAAAGGCATATGTTAAGAGGCCACCAAGATCTTATATAAAAACTGTACTATACTATGTTATAATGGGGCTAATGGTCTCAGGCATTTCTTATGGAGTTGGTAACCTGATCAATATGTTCCTGGAGAATCTTCATATATTCCAATCAGGTTCAGTTGTCACTCTGCCAGAGAATGTATTAATGAAACCAGCATGGGCATCCTACTGA